A part of Numida meleagris isolate 19003 breed g44 Domestic line chromosome 27, NumMel1.0, whole genome shotgun sequence genomic DNA contains:
- the BABAM1 gene encoding BRISC and BRCA1-A complex member 1 — MERSCGMDTSGPGSAAEEEEEKAPEQRPRTRSNPEGAEDRALSAQSSVGNRSEGEGEAASSEDSPQGTAAPDGTAWPGPAHPPPEVQVKTPRVNCPEKVIICLDLAEEMALPKLESFNGSKTNALNISQKMIEMFVRTKHKIDKSHEFALVVVNNDATWLSGFTSDPREVCSCLYDLETVVCKSFNLDGLFNLIQQKIELPVTDNVQTIPPPYVVRTILVLGRPGCQPQFSVSEQMKKMLQCPYFFFDVVYIHNGAEEKEDETSWKELYAFFGSLDTKGTNYRYEVTLTGPAVELHNCMAKLLAHPLQRPFQSHAAYSLLEGDEPPEVEATV; from the exons ATGGAGCGCAGCTGCGGGATGGACACGTCGGGGCCGGGCAGTGCcgcggaggaggaggaggagaaggctccGGAGCAGCGGCCCCGCACCCGCTCCAACCCCGAGGGCGCCGAGGATCGGGCGTTGAGCGCGCAGAGCAGCGTAGGCAACCGCAGCGAGGGGGAGGGCGAGGCGGCCAGCAGCGAGGACAGCCCGCAGGGCACCGCCGCCCCCGACGGCACCGCCTGGCCCGGCCCCGCGCATCCCCCCCCCGAGGTGCAGGTGAAGACGCCGCGGGTGAACTGCCCCGAGAAGGTG ATCATCTGCCTGGACCTGGCTGAGGAGATGGCTCTGCCCAAGCTGGAGTCGTTCAATGG CTCCAAGACCAACGCGCTGAACATCTCGCAGAAGATGATTGAGATGTTCGTGAGGACGAAGCACAAGATCGACAAGAGCCACGAGTTCGCGCTGGTGGTGGTGAACAACGACGCCACGTGG CTCTCAGGGTTCACCTCAGACCCCCGTGAGGTCTGCAGCTGCCTCTATGACCTGGAGACCGTCGTCTGCAAGTCCTTCA ATCTGGACGGGCTCTTCAACCTCAT CCAGCAGAAGATCGAGCTGCCGGTGACGGACAATGTGCAGACCATCCCGCCGCCCTACGTGGTGCGCACCATCCTGGTGCTCGGCCGCCCCGGCTGCCAGCCCCAGTTCTCTGTGTCGGAGCAGATGAAG AAGATGCTGCAGTGCCCCTATTTCTTCTTCGACGTCGTCTATATCCACAACGGGGCGGAGGAGAAGGAGGACGAGACCAGCTGGAAG GAGCTGTACGCCTTCTTCGGCAGCCTGGACACCAAGGGCACCAACTACAGGTACGAGGTGACGCTGACGGGGCCGGCGGTGGAGCTGCACAACTGCATGGCCAAGCTGCTGGCGCACCCCCTGCAGAGGCCCTTCCAGAGCCACGCGGCCTACAGCCTGCTGGAGGGGGACGAGCCCCCCGAGGTGGAGGCCACTGTCTGA
- the ANKLE1 gene encoding ankyrin repeat and LEM domain-containing protein 1 isoform X1 encodes MGTPGGGWRQRSALGLLLEVVGCWEALGGADAGHWEALGCCAQRCIGAVAGRCAMLEHDTGWCWCGTLGGTGQCWSVTLGGAGAGRWEALGSTGAEHWVVLVQGTGSTGQYWRRAVGAATKGCGHAPSGCPHFRREGVATPGGFLLVASAANPRRRAGDSKREARARGGMNGAGRRGAPAGKLSAALRGGSEAAVEALLQHAADPNLLLPEGFAPIHLGAAGGPGGGVRCLRLLLRYGGDPNARAAEGLTPLHVAASWGSCGCLELLLQNGGDPELRDQDGKRAVDLALEQGHGLCVQLLRDWAQTEASQGPRHSLSILSEDYTDVGLLSSTRMSQLEEPGLGGSCRSGEPLCRAQPPSGPSVAPWIPEDPALPPQPLASSTLLCAGGEHEEVPPRGRGLCSSLQPRVGAGSPPQPLRCSRNRGVLEAGTRGHDHCGDSSGDSECFVTAMETLDPSGAGGCPGEAPSSAGPWELPPQNPSAAEELPALLWGCSLERSPPRTLEFPCSPAGTAAGDVTSQELQPPQFCHVTPRTKSRLQASAARLGASSSSSSLFDASLEKPRRPPRVRAPRGVPKDPATTPGDRITLSGEDVSRVNRERTASSDDTQILPRTPSRPSSPQETSSSSPTVLLAPGDHGRAQNPLSDAQELLSPTVLLGPGGPSHPLDSPSDAQGSPSSTVLLRPGDSDNLQDSPPHAQGSPPATDPRVPEPGTPPTPRSPTGQSPHRPMGPDGWPPAEWHGPGAEATSPGDGDQVRSMRVLSDEALLRRLRALGYDPGPITVLTRRVYLRRLEELSRSPAGHSPELADALRTGHIPNCTEDEMALAQQFDRPDQNRHWREGLLKASFNYLLLDPRTTRDLPLRCHRLSPMECFRTFVDAVFYVGKGTRARPYSHLAEAVSQHRVGTRKVGWGGRGVGWVARGRRRLHGHGAVSQGCPNVQRILEIWASGLGVISLHCFQSSVPAEAYTREGCLLEALGLRAVTNQRKGKCYGVAASWPPARRRRLGVHLLHRAMRIFLAEGERQLRPADIQAGR; translated from the exons ATGGGGACGCCGGGGGGTGGCTGGCGGCAAAGGTcagcgctggggctgctgctggaagtggtggggtgctgggaggcactgggTGGTGCTGATGCAgggcactgggaggcactgggctGTTGTGCGCAGCGCTGCATTGGTGCCGTTGCAGGGCGCTGTGCAATGCTGGAGCACGACACTGGGTGGTGCTGGTGCGGGacactgggaggcactgggcaATGTTGGAGCGTGACGCTGGGTGGTGCTGGTGCAGGGCGCTGGGAGGCGCTGGGCAGTACTGGAGCAGAGCACTGGGTGGTGCTGGTgcagggcactgggagcactgggcagTACTGGCGCAGGGCAGTGGGCGCTGCAACCAAGGGTTGTGGCCACGCCCCTTCCGGTTGCCCCCACTTCCGGCGGGAGGGCGTGGCAACCCCAGGCGGCTTCCTATTGGTCGCCTCGGCAGCCAATCCGCGGCGGCGCGCGGGGGATTCGAAGCGGGAGGCGCGTGCGCGGGGCGGCATGAATggcgcggggcggcgcggggcgccGGCGGGAAAGCTGAgcgcggcgctgcggggcgggAGCGAGGC GGCGGTGgaagccctcctgcagcacgcGGCCGACCCCAACCTGCTGCTCCCGGAGGGGTTCGCCCCCATCCACCTGGGCGCTGCGGGGGGGCCCGGGGGCGGCGTGCGCTGCCTGCGGCTGCTGCTGCGCTACGGGGGGGACCCCAACGCCAG GGCCGCCGAGGGGCTCACGCCGCTGCACGTGGCCGCGTCCTGGGGGAGCTGCGggtgcctggagctgctgctgcagaatggGGGGGACCCGGAGCTGCGGGACCAG GACGGGAAGCGAGCCGTCGACCTGGCGCTGGAGCAGGGCCATGGGCTGTGCGTGCAGCTCCTGCGGGACTGGGCTCAAACTGAGG CCTCCCAGGGACCCAGGCACTCGCTGTCCATCTTGTCCGAGGATTACACCGATGtggggctgctgagcagcacccGCATGTCCCAGCTGGAGGAGCCCGGGCTGGGGGGCAGCTGTAGGTCGGGGGAGCCCCTGTGCCGTGCTCAACCCCCCTCGGGTCCCTCTGTTGCTCCATGGATCCCAGAGGACCCAGCTTTGCCCCCGCAGCCCCTCGCATCCAGCACgctgctttgtgctgggggTGAGCATGAGGAGGTACCCCCGAGGGGGAGGGGGctgtgcagctccctgcagcccagagtGGGGGCCGGgagccccccccagcccctgcgTTGCAGCAGGAACCGTGGGGTGCTGGAGGCTGGAACCAGAGGCCATGACCACTGTGGGGACAGCAGCGGGGACAGCGAGTGCTTCGTCACTGCGATGGAGACGCTGGATCCCAGCGGTGCTGGGGGGTGCCCAGGAGAAGCCCCCTCCTCAGCGGGACCCTGGGAGCTGCCCCCCCAGAACCCCTCAGCTGCAGAGGAACTGCCTGCATTGCTCTGGGGATGCAGCCTTGAGCGCTCCCCCCCCCGCACCCTGGAGTTCCCTTGCAGcccagctggcactgctgcgGGGGATGTCACTTCGCAagagctgcagcccccccagTTCTGCCACGTCACCCCCCGCACCAAGAGCCGCCTCCAGGCCTCAGCAGCAAGGCTCGgtgcctcttcctcctcctcctccctctttGATGCCAGCCTGGAGAAGCCCCGCAGGCCCCCTCGGGTCAGAGCACCCAGGGGTGTCCCTAAGGACCCTGCCACCACCCCAGGGGACCGCATCACCCTCAGTGGTGAGGACGTGTCCAGGGTGAACAGGGAACGCACAGCGTCTTCAGATGACACCCAGATCCTCCCCAGAACCCCCAGCCGGCCCAGCTCCCCCCAGGAgaccagcagctccagccccacgGTGCTGCTAGCTCCTGGGGACCACGGCCGTGCCCAGAACCCTCTGTCAGATGCTCAGGAATTGCTCAGCCCTACTGTGCTGCTGGGTCCTGGGGGTCCCAGCCACCCCCTGGACTCCCCTTCAGATGCTCAGGGCTCTCCCAGCTCCACGGTGCTGCTGCGTCCTGGGGACAGTGACAACCTCCAGGATTCCCCGCCACATGCTCAGGGCTCCCCTCCTGCCACTGACCCCAGAGTGCCGGAGCCAGGGACCCCACCGACGCCACGCTCACCCACGGGCCAGAGTCCCCACCGCCCCATGGGACCCGATGGATGGCCACCAGCTGAGTGGCACGGTCCCGGCGCAGAGGCCACCAGCCCTGGGGACGGGGACCAAGTGCGGTCCATGCGGGTGCTCTCTGACGAAGCTCTCCTCCGACGGCTGCGGGCGCTGGGTTACGACCCAGGACCCATCACGGTGCTCACCCGGCGCGTGTACCTGCGGCGGTTGGAGGAGCTGAGCCGCAGCCCAGCAG ggcacagccctgagctggcaGATGCGCTGCGCACCGGGCATATCCCCAACTGCACCGAGGATGAGATGGCGTTGGCTCAGCAATTCGACCGCCCCGACCAGAACCGGCATTGGCGCGAGGGGCTGCTCAAAGCCAGCTTCAACTACCTCCTGCTCGACCCCAG GACCACCCGGGACCTCCCGCTGCGCTGCCACCGCCTGAGCCCCATGGAGTGCTTCAGGACCTTCGTCGACGCCGTCTTCTACGTGGGCAAAGGAACGCGTGCCCGGCCCTACAGCCACCTCGCCGAGGCTGTGAGCCAGCACCGCGTGGGGACCAGGAaggtgggatggggtgggcGTGGGGTGGGGTGGGTCGCACGGGGAAGGAGGAGGCTTCACGGGCATGGGGCTGTCTCACAGGGCTGTCCCAACGTGCAGCGCATCCTGGAGATCTGGGCGAGCGGGCTGGGCGTCATCTCCCTGCACTGCTTCCAGAGCAGCGTGCCGGCCGAGGCGTACACGCGGGAGGGCTGCTTGCTGGAGGCCCTGG GGCTGCGTGCCGTCACCAACCAGCGGAAGGGGAAATGCTACGGCGTGGCAGCGAGCTGGCCCCCGGCACGGCGCCGGCGCCTGGGCGTCCACCTGCTGCACAGGGCAATGCGCATCTTCCTGGCCGAGGGCGAGCGGCAGCTGCGGCCGGCTGACATCCAGGCTGGGCgctga
- the ANKLE1 gene encoding ankyrin repeat and LEM domain-containing protein 1 isoform X2, producing the protein MGTPGGGWRQRSALGLLLEVVGCWEALGGADAGHWEALGCCAQRCIGAVAGRCAMLEHDTGWCWCGTLGGTGQCWSVTLGGAGAGRWEALGSTGAEHWVVLVQGTGSTGQYWRRAVGAATKGCGHAPSGCPHFRREGVATPGGFLLVASAANPRRRAGDSKREARARGGMNGAGRRGAPAGKLSAALRGGSEAAVEALLQHAADPNLLLPEGFAPIHLGAAGGPGGGVRCLRLLLRYGGDPNARAAEGLTPLHVAASWGSCGCLELLLQNGGDPELRDQDGKRAVDLALEQGHGLCVQLLRDWAQTEASQGPRHSLSILSEDYTDVGLLSSTRMSQLEEPGLGGSCRSGEPLCRAQPPSGPSVAPWIPEDPALPPQPLASSTLLCAGGEHEEVPPRGRGLCSSLQPRVGAGSPPQPLRCSRNRGVLEAGTRGHDHCGDSSGDSECFVTAMETLDPSGAGGCPGEAPSSAGPWELPPQNPSAAEELPALLWGCSLERSPPRTLEFPCSPAGTAAGDVTSQELQPPQFCHVTPRTKSRLQASAARLGASSSSSSLFDASLEKPRRPPRVRAPRGVPKDPATTPGDRITLSGEDVSRVNRERTASSDDTQILPRTPSRPSSPQETSSSSPTVLLAPGDHGRAQNPLSDAQELLSPTVLLGPGGPSHPLDSPSDAQGSPSSTVLLRPGDSDNLQDSPPHAQGSPPATDPRVPEPGTPPTPRSPTGQSPHRPMGPDGWPPAEWHGPGAEATSPGDGDQVRSMRVLSDEALLRRLRALGYDPGPITVLTRRVYLRRLEELSRSPAGHSPELADALRTGHIPNCTEDEMALAQQFDRPDQNRHWREGLLKASFNYLLLDPRTTRDLPLRCHRLSPMECFRTFVDAVFYVGKGTRARPYSHLAEAVSQHRVGTRKGCPNVQRILEIWASGLGVISLHCFQSSVPAEAYTREGCLLEALGLRAVTNQRKGKCYGVAASWPPARRRRLGVHLLHRAMRIFLAEGERQLRPADIQAGR; encoded by the exons ATGGGGACGCCGGGGGGTGGCTGGCGGCAAAGGTcagcgctggggctgctgctggaagtggtggggtgctgggaggcactgggTGGTGCTGATGCAgggcactgggaggcactgggctGTTGTGCGCAGCGCTGCATTGGTGCCGTTGCAGGGCGCTGTGCAATGCTGGAGCACGACACTGGGTGGTGCTGGTGCGGGacactgggaggcactgggcaATGTTGGAGCGTGACGCTGGGTGGTGCTGGTGCAGGGCGCTGGGAGGCGCTGGGCAGTACTGGAGCAGAGCACTGGGTGGTGCTGGTgcagggcactgggagcactgggcagTACTGGCGCAGGGCAGTGGGCGCTGCAACCAAGGGTTGTGGCCACGCCCCTTCCGGTTGCCCCCACTTCCGGCGGGAGGGCGTGGCAACCCCAGGCGGCTTCCTATTGGTCGCCTCGGCAGCCAATCCGCGGCGGCGCGCGGGGGATTCGAAGCGGGAGGCGCGTGCGCGGGGCGGCATGAATggcgcggggcggcgcggggcgccGGCGGGAAAGCTGAgcgcggcgctgcggggcgggAGCGAGGC GGCGGTGgaagccctcctgcagcacgcGGCCGACCCCAACCTGCTGCTCCCGGAGGGGTTCGCCCCCATCCACCTGGGCGCTGCGGGGGGGCCCGGGGGCGGCGTGCGCTGCCTGCGGCTGCTGCTGCGCTACGGGGGGGACCCCAACGCCAG GGCCGCCGAGGGGCTCACGCCGCTGCACGTGGCCGCGTCCTGGGGGAGCTGCGggtgcctggagctgctgctgcagaatggGGGGGACCCGGAGCTGCGGGACCAG GACGGGAAGCGAGCCGTCGACCTGGCGCTGGAGCAGGGCCATGGGCTGTGCGTGCAGCTCCTGCGGGACTGGGCTCAAACTGAGG CCTCCCAGGGACCCAGGCACTCGCTGTCCATCTTGTCCGAGGATTACACCGATGtggggctgctgagcagcacccGCATGTCCCAGCTGGAGGAGCCCGGGCTGGGGGGCAGCTGTAGGTCGGGGGAGCCCCTGTGCCGTGCTCAACCCCCCTCGGGTCCCTCTGTTGCTCCATGGATCCCAGAGGACCCAGCTTTGCCCCCGCAGCCCCTCGCATCCAGCACgctgctttgtgctgggggTGAGCATGAGGAGGTACCCCCGAGGGGGAGGGGGctgtgcagctccctgcagcccagagtGGGGGCCGGgagccccccccagcccctgcgTTGCAGCAGGAACCGTGGGGTGCTGGAGGCTGGAACCAGAGGCCATGACCACTGTGGGGACAGCAGCGGGGACAGCGAGTGCTTCGTCACTGCGATGGAGACGCTGGATCCCAGCGGTGCTGGGGGGTGCCCAGGAGAAGCCCCCTCCTCAGCGGGACCCTGGGAGCTGCCCCCCCAGAACCCCTCAGCTGCAGAGGAACTGCCTGCATTGCTCTGGGGATGCAGCCTTGAGCGCTCCCCCCCCCGCACCCTGGAGTTCCCTTGCAGcccagctggcactgctgcgGGGGATGTCACTTCGCAagagctgcagcccccccagTTCTGCCACGTCACCCCCCGCACCAAGAGCCGCCTCCAGGCCTCAGCAGCAAGGCTCGgtgcctcttcctcctcctcctccctctttGATGCCAGCCTGGAGAAGCCCCGCAGGCCCCCTCGGGTCAGAGCACCCAGGGGTGTCCCTAAGGACCCTGCCACCACCCCAGGGGACCGCATCACCCTCAGTGGTGAGGACGTGTCCAGGGTGAACAGGGAACGCACAGCGTCTTCAGATGACACCCAGATCCTCCCCAGAACCCCCAGCCGGCCCAGCTCCCCCCAGGAgaccagcagctccagccccacgGTGCTGCTAGCTCCTGGGGACCACGGCCGTGCCCAGAACCCTCTGTCAGATGCTCAGGAATTGCTCAGCCCTACTGTGCTGCTGGGTCCTGGGGGTCCCAGCCACCCCCTGGACTCCCCTTCAGATGCTCAGGGCTCTCCCAGCTCCACGGTGCTGCTGCGTCCTGGGGACAGTGACAACCTCCAGGATTCCCCGCCACATGCTCAGGGCTCCCCTCCTGCCACTGACCCCAGAGTGCCGGAGCCAGGGACCCCACCGACGCCACGCTCACCCACGGGCCAGAGTCCCCACCGCCCCATGGGACCCGATGGATGGCCACCAGCTGAGTGGCACGGTCCCGGCGCAGAGGCCACCAGCCCTGGGGACGGGGACCAAGTGCGGTCCATGCGGGTGCTCTCTGACGAAGCTCTCCTCCGACGGCTGCGGGCGCTGGGTTACGACCCAGGACCCATCACGGTGCTCACCCGGCGCGTGTACCTGCGGCGGTTGGAGGAGCTGAGCCGCAGCCCAGCAG ggcacagccctgagctggcaGATGCGCTGCGCACCGGGCATATCCCCAACTGCACCGAGGATGAGATGGCGTTGGCTCAGCAATTCGACCGCCCCGACCAGAACCGGCATTGGCGCGAGGGGCTGCTCAAAGCCAGCTTCAACTACCTCCTGCTCGACCCCAG GACCACCCGGGACCTCCCGCTGCGCTGCCACCGCCTGAGCCCCATGGAGTGCTTCAGGACCTTCGTCGACGCCGTCTTCTACGTGGGCAAAGGAACGCGTGCCCGGCCCTACAGCCACCTCGCCGAGGCTGTGAGCCAGCACCGCGTGGGGACCAGGAag GGCTGTCCCAACGTGCAGCGCATCCTGGAGATCTGGGCGAGCGGGCTGGGCGTCATCTCCCTGCACTGCTTCCAGAGCAGCGTGCCGGCCGAGGCGTACACGCGGGAGGGCTGCTTGCTGGAGGCCCTGG GGCTGCGTGCCGTCACCAACCAGCGGAAGGGGAAATGCTACGGCGTGGCAGCGAGCTGGCCCCCGGCACGGCGCCGGCGCCTGGGCGTCCACCTGCTGCACAGGGCAATGCGCATCTTCCTGGCCGAGGGCGAGCGGCAGCTGCGGCCGGCTGACATCCAGGCTGGGCgctga